From Rutidosis leptorrhynchoides isolate AG116_Rl617_1_P2 chromosome 3, CSIRO_AGI_Rlap_v1, whole genome shotgun sequence, a single genomic window includes:
- the LOC139900137 gene encoding uncharacterized protein translates to MPMEWRLSEVIPIYKNKGDAQTCSNYRGIKLLSHTMKLWERVIENRLRRETKVSENQFGFMPGCSSMEGAKTRVRTTVGYTEYFPVEVGLHQGSALSPFLFALVLDDLSQRIQGSIPWCLIFADDIVVVSESQDELNRRLEQWRNALEQNGLRISRLKSEYLRCDYGRIEDHNDTVDIRIGDQKSIISK, encoded by the exons ATGCCAATGGAGTGGAGACTGAGCGAGgttattcccatttacaagaaCAAAGGGGATGCGCAGACGTGTAGTAACTATAGAGGTATAAAGTTACTTAGCCATACCATGAAActatgggagagagtgattgagaatAGGCTTAGACGCGAGACAAAGGTGTCAGAGAATCAATTTGGGTTCATGCCAGGATGCTCCTCGATGGAG GGGGCGAAAACTCGCGTTCGGACGACAGTAGGATACACAGAGTATTTCCCAGTAGAAGTAGGTTTACATCAAGGATCTGCTcttagcccttttcttttcgctTTAGTCTTAGACGACCTGTCTCAAAGGATACAAGGGAGTATCCCTTGGTGcttgatttttgccgatgatattgttGTAGTATCGGAATCCCAGGATGAGCTAAACAGAAGGCTGGAGCAATGGAGGAATGCCCTGGAACAAAATGGACTGCGGATTAGTAGACTTAAATCGGAGTATCTTAGATGCGACTATGGGAGGATCGAAGATCACAATGATACTGTGGATATTCGTATTGGGGATCAG